One Methylocapsa sp. D3K7 DNA window includes the following coding sequences:
- a CDS encoding HAMP domain-containing sensor histidine kinase, whose amino-acid sequence MSDLVMPPGSGVAAASEDSTRKSRRPVRFGLATRVLVLITAFVMTAAAMIYVPAISTFRDNWLRTRLSAAYTAALVLDIAPQTMVPPELSRQLLNSVGARIIVLSKHGTKRILAASELPRKVDEVYDLREPAFLASPGAFATLTAPPGRFITVLGEAPMGGESIGITMEEAPLTKAMRAYSLRLLVMTLIMSAVVATLATVAIHFMVLRPVRRLTTSIVDFGADPENASRIIIPSCGNHEIAYAEEELAIMQDSLASELKEKKHLAALGLAVAKINHDMRNMLASAQLISDRLANIDDPLVQRLAPKLVATLDRAIRFCQATLTYGRAVDEPPKPARFPMRALVADVMEMVGLEAPGDIEFVNAVSADFEIVADREQMFRVLMNLIRNGVEAVDGARVEGHGPGRIRVHGWLNNGEAHIEVSDTGPGVPVGARAQLFTPFSSSRAGGSGLGLVIAADLVRSNGGNIMLAVTDIGERGAKFRIVLPQAVPVGGS is encoded by the coding sequence ATGAGTGATCTCGTGATGCCTCCGGGCAGCGGCGTCGCTGCGGCCAGTGAAGATTCAACCCGGAAAAGCCGCCGGCCCGTCCGCTTTGGACTGGCGACCCGGGTCCTTGTCCTCATCACGGCCTTCGTGATGACCGCGGCGGCAATGATTTATGTGCCAGCGATTTCCACTTTTCGTGACAATTGGCTGCGGACTCGCCTGAGCGCCGCCTATACGGCCGCGCTCGTGCTCGATATAGCCCCGCAGACCATGGTGCCCCCCGAATTGTCGCGCCAATTGCTGAACAGTGTCGGCGCCCGCATCATCGTCCTTAGCAAACATGGCACTAAGCGAATCCTCGCCGCATCGGAGCTCCCGCGCAAGGTGGACGAGGTTTACGACTTGCGGGAACCGGCTTTTTTGGCGTCTCCCGGAGCATTCGCAACCCTGACGGCACCGCCAGGGCGCTTCATCACCGTCCTCGGTGAGGCGCCAATGGGGGGTGAATCGATCGGGATTACGATGGAGGAGGCGCCGCTGACGAAGGCCATGCGCGCTTATTCGCTCCGGCTTCTGGTCATGACTCTCATCATGTCGGCGGTCGTCGCGACCCTCGCCACGGTCGCGATACATTTCATGGTGCTTCGCCCAGTACGGCGTCTCACCACAAGTATCGTCGATTTCGGCGCCGACCCGGAGAATGCATCACGGATTATCATTCCCTCATGCGGCAACCACGAGATTGCCTATGCCGAAGAGGAACTCGCCATCATGCAAGATTCTTTGGCGAGCGAGCTAAAGGAAAAAAAACATCTTGCGGCGCTCGGACTGGCGGTCGCGAAGATCAATCACGACATGCGGAATATGTTGGCCTCGGCACAGCTCATCTCCGACCGGCTTGCGAATATCGACGATCCGCTTGTCCAACGGCTCGCACCCAAGCTCGTTGCGACTCTTGATCGCGCCATTCGTTTTTGTCAGGCCACGCTGACCTACGGCCGGGCCGTCGACGAGCCGCCCAAACCGGCGCGCTTTCCTATGCGTGCTCTGGTTGCTGACGTCATGGAAATGGTCGGATTAGAAGCACCAGGCGATATCGAATTCGTCAACGCGGTCTCTGCGGATTTTGAAATCGTCGCCGACCGGGAGCAGATGTTTCGTGTCCTCATGAATCTCATACGTAACGGGGTTGAGGCGGTGGACGGCGCCAGAGTGGAGGGGCATGGGCCGGGACGAATACGGGTCCACGGCTGGTTGAACAACGGAGAGGCCCATATTGAAGTCAGCGATACGGGACCCGGCGTTCCGGTCGGCGCGCGTGCGCAGCTCTTTACTCCATTTAGTTCCAGCCGCGCCGGGGGGTCTGGCCTCGGACTCGTCATCGCGGCCGATCTCGTACGCAGCAACGGCGGCAACATCATGCTCGCAGTTACCGATATTGGGGAGCGAGGCGCGAAGTTCCGGATTGTGCTGCCTCAAGCGGTTCCGGTGGGCGGTTCATAA